The following are encoded together in the Onychostoma macrolepis isolate SWU-2019 chromosome 03, ASM1243209v1, whole genome shotgun sequence genome:
- the ccdc43 gene encoding coiled-coil domain-containing protein 43 — MKGCLRYGFSAFVSGILRGHPASLSGPQPGKMAAPNQIAGEFENWLNERLDSLEVDREVYGAYILGVLQEEENDEEQKDALQGILSAFLEEDTLEEVCQQILNQWTECSRSAVKGASADAEVQAIASLIEKQAQIVVKQKEVSEEAKKRKEALLAQYANVTDEEHEDEEEEPAAVGIPSDKSLFKNTNVEEVLNRRKQQRDQAREDAQKKKEQDKVQREKDKLAKQERKDKEKKRTQKGERKR; from the exons ATGAAAGGATGCCTAAGGTATGGATTTAGCGCATTTGTGTCTGGCATTCTGCGCGGACATCCCGCCTCACTATCAGGACCCCAGCCAGGCAAGATGGCGGCGCCCAACCAAATCGCCGGGGAGTTTGAAAACTGGCTGAACGAGCGGTTGGACTCCCTCGAAGTAGACAGAGAAGTTTACGGAGCATATATACTCGGAGTGCTTCAGGAAGAGGAAAACGATGAAGAGCAAAAGGACGCTCTTCAGGGCATTCTGTCCGCTTTTCTG GAAGAGGACACTCTTGAGGAGGTTTGCCAGCAGATCTTAAATCAGTGGACTGAGTGCAGCAGATCTGCAGTGAAGGGTGCTTCGGCAGATG CTGAGGTTCAGGCTATTGCCAGTTTGATAGAGAAGCAGGCACAGATTGTGGTCAAACAGAAGGAGGTGTCAGAGGAAGCCAAGAAGAGGAAAGAGGCTCTACTGGCACAGTACGCTAATGTCACAGATGAGGAGCA TGAAGATGAAGAGGAAGAACCAGCTGCAGTGGGGATACCCAGTGACAAAT CCCTGTTCAAAAACACCAATGTCGAGGAGGTTTTGAACCGCCGCAAACAGCAGCGTGACCAGGCCAGAGAGGATGCACAGAAGAAGAAAGAGCAGGACAAGGTACAACGTGAGAAAGACAAACTGGCCAAGCAGGAGCGCAAGGACAAAGAAAAGAAACGCACACAGAAGGGAGAACGCAAGAGATAG